Part of the Primulina huaijiensis isolate GDHJ02 chromosome 15, ASM1229523v2, whole genome shotgun sequence genome is shown below.
ATCCATAATCATAATTATCACTAATTGTTTTTATCATTAATACACCTATAATTGGAATACCTGtgataacaataataagaaGAACATTGATAAAAACTATTAATGAAAATTGATGAATTTATCATTGATAACAATTCTTGTATATATAGTTGGAATTTTGATAAGGTGAGCACCCGTTGTGAATACTTATGTGAGTATTGTTGATTTGTCCGcacatcaaaattttttatatgttatttcaaaaaataaaataaaaaatactataGTTGTAATTATTGACCTAATTCAAGGATCCAGTTATCCAAATAAAAAACCGGGAATGGAACCATGTTGCCGGGTGACCCACCCGTATATGGCAGCCCCAAATTATGAATCCCTAAATGCATCCCGCCATTTTGATTTGAACCTTTCCCATTCCCCAATTCCTCACACACACGTATTTCCTCCTATGCAGTGTCGGATGCATTTCGTAACTTATAACCTCTGATTCCTGAAATTCTTTCAAAACCACTAAATACCACCGCTGGTTGAGTGTAACTCACATTTTGATTTCCAATTCTCGTTGAGGCAAGAGGATTGTTTGTGACTCGATCTTCATTTTGTGGTCATTTCCCCCATTTTCAAGTGTTCAGAACCTGATTTCGCGACatttaaatcaatttttatCTCGGATTCTTGGTGTCATTCATTCATGTACCTCACACCTATGTCAGTAAGGACGAGTTTTTGTGGACGCCCATAAAAGTAAGAAGCTCGAAGAATTTATTTTCTGAGGATGAAGGAACTACAAAAAAGGTATGAACAATTCATATCCCTTcaacttttttgttttgttttgttccATTTATTCTTGTTTCCCTTAAATTTGGTTCCTGTACTTTTGATGAATGCAGGGGCAACCATTCAAATGGAGATAAGAATACTAGCAACAAACCACCGAAAATCAATTGGCAAGAACATTCCACTGCACAATATGACTTCTCAAGACAAGATGAGTTATTGAGTGCAAACTTTCTTTTCTGCTTGCCGACTCAAAAACTTCAACTTGGTAAAGCAATGGACGCAAGGTAAAATTGAATTAGTCATTTTTAGATTGGCAATTAATATCTTTACTTGCGGTGTGCTATACCAGAATTTTCACTTTTCAATTATCCTTCTTTTCTACTTCAGAAGGTGTAACATAGTCTTTGGCTCGCTCTTTGTTGTGATTGGCATTGGAACAAGCCATAGAATATTTATATGGTTGTTACTGATTGGAAATTGAGAACAAACATACTTGATTTTTTTTCGATCTCATGTTCATATGTGTCTGTGTTATTCTTTAATCTTTCTTGCTGGCCGTCATTTCATTTAAGAAACATAACATAAGTAAATCATGTACTTTGCTTATTCTTGATGGAGTTATTACCCATCCGGTTAATGTCTTCTCGgttttatttacttttattttatgttctccattcattttctttcttcaaaCGTTGGGTAAATTCACGTTGATTGCAGATTCATTAAGAGCTAAGCTTCATGATGCTTTTACGACTTTCTGATGTTgtatctttcttcatatgtaGGTCCATGGTTTGTCATGTTCAGGATTTCGGTGTGCAAAATGCGCAAGTCGAAAAGGTAAAGTATTCTAATTGGATATTTGTGCATGCagattttattttctgttttttctaCATGCCAGGAACTGTTACCCATAATTACCCCATAAATATTTGTTTAGTAAGTTCTCTACAAAAATCGCTACTGGTATTTTCTGAAGAGACTTTTACCTTGTGCAGTGGCTAATTGCTTCAGTCTGACAACTTTAATATTGTGGTTTAAGGCAAGTGGGGAGACAATCTGCCTTTAACTCAAAAGGCTTCGGTAGTGAATATGCCCTTTGCTATACCAATATTTTCCTATCTAAAAGAaattatcaatttcttctaACTTGGTTGTATGCTTTtcttttgttcttcattttcaattttcatttcttGATCGGTTGCTCTTGATTTTCTTTGTAACAGTATGTGTGATATTGTTGCAATTAAAATGTCATTTCTGGATTTAAAGCTGATGTAGTTTGTTATAGTGCTTCCAAACTTGATTTTAACTTTCAAATTTACtcaaattttctatttattCAGCTTTCTTTTGGAATGTAATATATGGCAGGCTTGGAAGCTACTTTCCAGCCTACAATTGAATTCTAGAAACTACATAAAACCTGGAAAAACTCTTCCTTTATCCAAACGTGTCGATGCCACCTCAAGGAGGGCTACTCAGCAATTGTCATCGGACTCGAAAAGCAAGTTTTCTGATAGTATACGAACACGTCAAAGCCTAAGTGAATCCCATGCCCAAACCAGCAAGGTTGAGGAAGACAGACAGGTTACGATGCAGAGTGAGTCATACTCATTGAGTGATAGATTTCAACCGCAAACCATTAATGGAGTTTCCTGTAAATCTGCTTCTTATACAAGAGCAACAGTTGGGTCCAAGTCAACATATTCTGAAGGAATCGATGATGATCACGTACTTGGGGTAATTTTTGAGATAGGTTTAAATGACTATGGACAAATTGGCCAATAGTGTTCTAGTCTTAAACCGATAAATGTGACAACTTTATGCTACTTAATCAATGTTTCTTTCATTGTAATTACCAAGTTAAGTTATTAATGCATTTGTTGCATGGTTTCCTATATTTCTTCAGAATATTGATGTGGACCAAATAGTTATGAATCATTTTCAGTCAAGCTCGACTCCTCAGCCAACAATTTCGAAACTTCCTCCGTTTGCTCCTGCCATACTTGAGGAAAAGAATTTGCCACCTGAGCTGTGCTTGAATTGCAGTCACAATATCAAGGTAGATTCTCGATTAACCTATTTTCCACGACGACCGGATATCATATACTATCCAATTCTTATGGTGAGTGCCTGAAATTGGTGCAGCTAGGACTTTGTTCGGAAGCTTCAAACCATCTGCAAGAAATGAAGGATTGTCTGATTAACATATCAAATGATCTAATAGACAATATTGATGAGATGAGTTCGGAGAAGGTAGAGAAGCTTCGTCTACAAAGGTTTGCTTACTTTTGTCAATAAATCCCTCTACTTCcgtgatttaaatattttaattggttaaattttttaaagaaggAAAATACACTGACAGATGTGAAAGAATTGTGCCAACTGTTTGTAAGGCAACCATGTCAgaatgattttgattttataatccatcttttcttttcttcttgatAATTTCctcatataaattatataaatgacCTGAAACGTTGGATGTTTTCATGTTACTATTAGGCAGCAGCTTAATAAACAAATTCAGCAGCTTGAGAAATATCTACGCTCTACATCTGTTAATGAGGAGAGAATGCTGCCAAACTTTTCTGCATTTACACCAAAAAATATGGCTTTCCAGTATGAAACCCCTCCAACAGTTCCGTTCAGAATGGACCCCAAAAGGCTCGATTCAGAGTTTCAAGTAAATAATAGGCCAGATGGGATCGATAGATGGGGTTcatcattttcattttattcCATGGACAGAGTTGGGATTTCAGCAGCCTCGGTGGGGAGAGAGCCATATGTCCCTAAGTATATTGAAGTAAACTACATTGAGGGTTCAACTGACAAAAAGTGGAGTAGTCAGGATTTTTCTTGGACAAGGGAGCTAGAGGTTTGTCACAGGTTTAACCTTCCAGGAACTGCTGATCCTGCTCAGTGTTTTAATATGTTATGTTTTTTTCCTGTTGTTAGGCCAACAACAAAAGAGTGTTTGGCAATCACTCCTTCCGTCCCAACCAGAGAGAGGTGATCAACGCTACAATGAGTGGATATGATgtatttgttttaatgccaactGGAGGAGGAAAAAGTCTAACTTATCAGGTGAAATAAAAATAGTCTaatcatcattttttttctaaatttttgtCTGGAATCAATGGAATCTGTGCAGGGAATAGATGATGATTGATCAACATCATCGTCATATGTTTCAGTTCACATCAGATTAATTGTTAGGATTTTGAATGAGGGAACTTGGAAATGCCTTTACTTGTAGTTCTCATCTTTGtcatttattattatgtttAGCAGATTTTACTACTCAGAACCATTTTCAATGctaaaattttagaatttgatgAAACATCTATCTGAAGATTATATTCTTAGTGGTTTCTTTGATCTAAACCACAACTAGCAAGAAGACTCACATTTTCAGGAATCACACTTTGTCTGCAGTAGGTTAGCAGGTATACCGTCTCTTTTCAGGAAATAAATTCATTCTACTCATCGTAAAATGTGAAAAGCAATATTTTATCTTGATTGTACAAAAATACCTCTTTATACGCTACAATAATTCTGTCGCCTCAGCCGTTGCTTTCGTGCTAATATTccataaaaaatacatattattaaatattatgtgGACAAGTAGTGCTGAATGTCATTTTTTTGGCACTCATTTGTCTGTTGATGCATTGAATTTATGGATAGTTTCTGTAGACTGTAACATTTATTTTACCAGCGGTTCAAACTGGATGTTTTGTTGCTTGTTGGAGTTCATGCTGTACCCTGTAAACTGACATTTGACGTGGTCTCTGAATGCTTATTTCTTGTAGCTCCCAGCTCTCATTTGTCCAGGGATAACTTTGGTCATTTCACCCCTCGTTTCTCTCATTCAAGACCAAATAATGCACCTGCTACAGGTAATTTTTCCATAATACTTATTGAGTTGCGCCTTTTTGCATTGAGAACTTTGAGAAATTCCAGTTAACAGAATTATTCCTATCAAACTCCAACTAGGCAAATATACCTGCCGCTTATCTAAATGCCAACATGGATTGGTCTGAGCAGCAGGAGATTCTTAGAGAGCTTAACTCAGATTACTGCAAATACAAGCTGTTGTACGTCACCCCAGAGAAAGTGGCCAAGTAAAGTTTCCCTTGATCCCAAAGTTTTATATTGAAACCACACTTAATTATTTATGGCCACATTCCGGAAGTTGTAATTTAGCCTTAAGGTGGCCCGTGTCAATTAATGTTCTTATTTATAATTCCTTAAAAAGACTAAAAGAGCGCTGTTGTCTCAGGGATTTGAACCCTTTGATGTACTTTTGTCTTAATTCATCTCAAAGGTGTTATCAAGACGTATGCCAGAAACAATCTATTTGTTTTAAGATGTGTGTTTGTGACTAGTCAAATTTTGAGACTTTTAGGTCCAAGTCAGTTTGTCTGTTATTATATCTTATTTGTGCAAGGTATAGACTCATTAAGCCTTAATGCATTGAGAGTTTCTATTAACTTAGAAATTGATTTAATCTTGACATAAACTTGCATTATCTGTTGTTCTGCTTCAGTCCTTGCCACCAAGTTAGAGCCACACGGTCTTCATTCTTGTCTTCTAGAGAAACTGATTTCTTATCATGTACATATtagataaaaaataatgttgatATTGATGTTCTAGTTGTCTGTAATTCATGCATCTACAAATTCATTTCTCTATGCACCCATGGTTATAGATCATACTTTACGGTGAGCTAAAATTTGATTGAACTCTATCAGGCATCAACTTCATTTTTACGCGGGTTTCAAGCAAACCAGTGGCTCGTGTAAAAGTTTGGTAGACATTCGAAGTTGACAAAAGTGCATGTCTGTATTTCTGTGATTTTTCCACTCATGCTTATAGACAAAATTTTGTCTACACTGTGCACCTCCTTTGGTTATTATAGATGATACATAACACCGTCAACGTTGGACTAGTTGTCAAGTTTCTTTTGATAGAATGCTTTACTGAAGAGGCCATTACTGGTTATTAACACATGATTGAATGTGATTATTTCATAATCACTCCTTCATCGAGAGAATTAAATACACAAATATAGAATATCTTAATCTTAAAAGAATGATATGTTGCTgttttatcaaatcaaattattgtcttttatcttttaaattttgtttgtaACAGTGGGATTTCAGCTGGAAGCCAGTTGGACTTtcttttttaattgattataacTCAAATATAATCTGCACAAACTGATATCAATCTCCAGGTTGCTAGGATTGTTTAAGAGAAATTTATGATTCTAACCAGAATGGGTtaggaaaatatttttgcactGGAATTTTTTCGCTCTAAAGTAAATGGATTGGCATGCTTGATTCATTTCTGCAGAAGCGATGTCCTGCTGCGACATTTAGAAAGCCTTCATGCTCGCGATTCTCTTGCTCGGATTGTCATTGATGAAGCTCATTGTGTTAGCCAATGGGGACATGATTTTAGACCGGATTACCAGGTTTGTTATGTTCAATTTTCTTTAATGATTTCAATATTTGAACTCTTATTTGGTTGTTTTTACTGACATTTCTCTATTTgaactttattaaaaataatgtgGCAAATATTATTGCAAAATCATGTAGTTTTTATTTCTCCAGTGTTGGGTTTATTCCGTTTTGTAGGATTCAGAAATTTTTGTTCAGTTTTCATTTGCTTTTGACATGGTTGCAATCATTATAGGTGCTGTCAAATGCTATTTCCAGAAATTGACATTTAATTGTCTTGGTCTAACTCAAGTATTTGGTTGTATCTATGCAGTGTCTCGGCATACTGAAACAGAAATTTCCTTCTACACCTTTGCTTGCCTTGACTGCTACTGCCACAATCAGTGTGAAAGAAGATGTTGTGCAGGCTCTTGGTTTAGTAAATTGCATTGTTTTTCGGCAAAGTTTTAACCGCCAAAACTTACAGTAAGTTTCAAGTTTAATTTATATTACTTGGCAGTTGGCATTGTACTAATGCTGCAAAACTTGCAGATATTCGGTTGTTCCTAAGACAAAGAAGTGTGTGGAAGATATTGACAAGTTTATCAAGGAGAACCATTTTGATGAATGTGGGATAATTTATTGTCTTTCAAGAATGGATTGTGAAAAAGTTGCTGAAAAGTTACAGGTATATCTCCTCATGTTCATTTGAACTGGGAAGCTGAAACTACATAGATAAGATGAACCATTGTCTTCTCTTCTTAATACAAAGTTACAATGATGAAAAAACAAATTCATCCCTGTTCTTGTTCTCGGATAATTATGTTAACGAATCAAAATGATTTGTCTATCTGCACTCAAACTTCTTGTGTGTGAGATACAGCTCATGGAATAAATGAACAAAAAGATTCTTATTGAtcatgtatttaaaaaaaacaaaaatcctCCTTTTATGAATGGGTATTTATTTGTCTCGGTTCAGGACATTCAAATCATAGTATGTGTGAATGGGTATTTATTTGGCACAGTTATTAATTTAAGCAACCTTTTTTCGTATAATCCAATTTAGATGCTTATGtcatttaatgatttattttataGAACCTCAACTCATCTTCAAAGATTCACTAATTTAATCTCAAGTTGGAATATAATATCTTAAGCTAATGCATTTGAACTTCGTGTGTCTAAATTAAGGTGTGTCCATACGACATATACATTAAGTCATATTTATTGTGTAGATTTGAGGATGATTCCCTTCTAATAGGCACATAAAtggttttaaagaaaatattaattatgaagATTTGTTTTCCAAACATGGCCTATTATTTGATCCATTTTGTGTAGTTATTTATCTCTTTCAGTGATCATCCTAATGGTTCCCTATAGTCATATGATTGTAAAAATAAGCCTGTACAGCTTGCTAGGGAGTAACATCACCTAGTGATATCATTTAGTGTTTGAGacatcaaattaaattttcttaattCATACTTACCTCACTGCCAAATTATTGTTGAATTGTAGACATTAATTCATATCACGTCTTTGTAATTTTTATGTGGTGATGTGTCTCTTCCAGGAATATGGACATAAAGCGGCTTTCTACCATGGCTCCATGGAGACAGACCAGCGTGCTATGATACAGAGACAGTGGAGCAAGGATGAGATTAACATAATATGTGCAACAGTTGCATTTGGGATGGGTATGGTTTGAAATTGTAGTGCTGTCTTTGGAGTCTTTTCAGTGACGTGCTGACACAGATATTTCAGGTATCAATAAACCTGATGTCCGGTTTGTCATTCACCATTCCCTTCCGAAATCTATTGAAGGTTATCACCAGGTTGTCTCATGTAACATGATGTCctttcatgtttttatttacttatcttattgtaaatatatatttgatatgctTGGATATTGTGTTGTGGAGTGTAGGAGTGTGGTCGTGCTGGAAGAGATGGCCAGCCTTCATCTTGTGTGTTATACTACAGCTATAGTGATTATGTAAGTCATAAGAAAAAgatatattttctcattttttttctaCTCTAATGTTTTTAATTCTTTTCTGGGtttgttgaattgtttttatttcttCATGCTTGTGCTGATGCATGGACAACTGTCaactttttgactttttctgCAGATTCGGGTGAAGCATATGATAAGTCAAGGAGTGGTAGAGCAAACTCCCTTTGCACCAGGATATAAGCGTGCAAGTACAGCGCCTTCGGGGAGGTTATTGG
Proteins encoded:
- the LOC140958400 gene encoding ATP-dependent DNA helicase Q-like 4A; amino-acid sequence: MKELQKRGNHSNGDKNTSNKPPKINWQEHSTAQYDFSRQDELLSANFLFCLPTQKLQLGKAMDARSMVCHVQDFGVQNAQVEKAWKLLSSLQLNSRNYIKPGKTLPLSKRVDATSRRATQQLSSDSKSKFSDSIRTRQSLSESHAQTSKVEEDRQVTMQSESYSLSDRFQPQTINGVSCKSASYTRATVGSKSTYSEGIDDDHVLGNIDVDQIVMNHFQSSSTPQPTISKLPPFAPAILEEKNLPPELCLNCSHNIKLGLCSEASNHLQEMKDCLINISNDLIDNIDEMSSEKVEKLRLQRQQLNKQIQQLEKYLRSTSVNEERMLPNFSAFTPKNMAFQYETPPTVPFRMDPKRLDSEFQVNNRPDGIDRWGSSFSFYSMDRVGISAASVGREPYVPKYIEVNYIEGSTDKKWSSQDFSWTRELEANNKRVFGNHSFRPNQREVINATMSGYDVFVLMPTGGGKSLTYQLPALICPGITLVISPLVSLIQDQIMHLLQANIPAAYLNANMDWSEQQEILRELNSDYCKYKLLYVTPEKVAKSDVLLRHLESLHARDSLARIVIDEAHCVSQWGHDFRPDYQCLGILKQKFPSTPLLALTATATISVKEDVVQALGLVNCIVFRQSFNRQNLQYSVVPKTKKCVEDIDKFIKENHFDECGIIYCLSRMDCEKVAEKLQEYGHKAAFYHGSMETDQRAMIQRQWSKDEINIICATVAFGMGINKPDVRFVIHHSLPKSIEGYHQECGRAGRDGQPSSCVLYYSYSDYIRVKHMISQGVVEQTPFAPGYKRASTAPSGRLLETNTENLLRMVSYCENNADCRRLLQLIHFGEKFDSLNCQKTCDNCSKNLSCIEKDVTEVAKQLVELVKTTGQIFSSAHILEVYRGSLNQFVKKHRHETLSLHGAGKHLAKNEASRVLRHLVIEDILMEDVKKSDLYGSVSSLLKVNESRVYSLFAGGQTIKLRFPSSGKPLKSSRSEATPTKGSLTSGKQSPPSVDIPAEPQSEVDFTLSAKLYSALRMLRTVLVKEAGEGVMAYHIFGNATLQHISKRIPRNKDELLEINGIGKAKITKYGDRVLETIEATIRDSYKDKNSSSSNDSTDSKRRRQADGVSNTNSNDDNFLVESTGRSKKRLVKKVDKSLATNLNISLECEYGYEDIDSLVEVEVGEIDQNSGGRVLPSWPTT